Proteins from a genomic interval of Ptychodera flava strain L36383 chromosome 7, AS_Pfla_20210202, whole genome shotgun sequence:
- the LOC139137341 gene encoding uncharacterized protein produces MDAVELRKYCLLGQNDEIALRNVRDILEVMPLEKSDKLLEIGCGTGGLSKHLSGYVKSITAFDVSPAMIQEAREHFPGNNIEYHVADAGDPSTYKKYGAFFDKVIAHYCLHWLKDPSACLQGIYHCLKPGGRCFVNMQCEVAEDTFSGIFAYPMNSKWAEYMEGYECPYNAFKGTKDDFRKLLDEAGFKSQYVHCKTYIEDLDLDETTAKAYCRTLMGAKNRVPRDKQEEYMNEAFESATKRKTEEGRCILTSKLLAATAQK; encoded by the exons ATGGACGCAGTCGAGCTTAGGAAATACTGTCTACTCGGACAAAATGACGAAATCGCTTTACGAAATGTGAGGGACATTCTTGAAGTGATGCCACTTGAAAAAAGTGATAAACTCCTGGAGATCGGATGTGGAACTGGAGGACTGTCGAAACATCTATCTGGATATGTGAAATCTATAACGG CCTTTGACGTCTCTCCTGCGATGATACAGGAAGCGAGAGAACACTTCCCAGGTAACAACATCGAGTATCACGTTGCTGATGCCGGAGACCCATCCACCTATAAGAAATATGGCGCCTTCTTCGACAAAGTAATAGCACACTATTGTTTACACTGGCTGAAAGACCCGTCAGCATGTTTACAAGGGATCTATCATTGCCTCAAACCTGGCGGTAGGTGTTTCGTCAACATGCAATGCGAGGTTGCGGAAGACACATTTTCTGGCATCTTTGCGTATCCGATGAATTCGAAATGGGCGGAATACATGGAG GGATACGAGTGTCCCTACAATGCGTTCAAGGGCACTAAAGATGACTTCAGAAAATTGCTAGATGAGGCGGGATTCAAAAGTCAATACGTACACTGCAAAACTTACATCGAAGATCTTGACTTGGATGAAACAACGGCTAAAG CGTATTGTCGTACTTTGATGGGCGCCAAGAATAGAGTTCCACGTGACAAACAGGAAGAATATATGAACGAAGCTTTCGAGTCGGCGACGAAGCGCAAAACCGAGGAGGGGAGGTGCATTCTGACCTCAAAATTGCTCGCTGCAACAGCGCAAAAATGA